In Nitrospirota bacterium, the genomic window AGCGGTGGCAAGAAGTAAGATGTAAGATGTAAGATGTAAGATGTAAGAAGGCTGAAGACTGAAGGTAGAAGGTAGAATTACAACAGACATTCCCTCCCCCTTGAGGGGGGAGGGTTAGGGTGGGGGTGAGCTATGGAGATTTTTGGGTGAACTCCCATGAACCGAGGGTTCACAAAGGGCCATGAAAATCAGCGGGACAGGAATGTCCCGCCTATCCTCATAGATATGGATAGGCGGGGTTTTCTAACCCCGCCGGAAGGTCAGGTTAAATGAGCGCAAGGGCATTAATGATACAGGGGACAGGCTCCGGGGTCGGCAAGAGCCTTATTGTTGCCGGGCTTTGCAGAATATTCCGGGACATGGGGATTAATGTCGCTCCCTTTAAGGCACAGAATATGGCACTGAATTCTTTTATAACCGGAGAAGGCGGTGAGATCGGACGTGCACAGGCATTTCAGGCAGAGGCCGCACGGGTAGAGCCTTCCGTGGATATGAACCCTGTCTTGCTCAAGGTATCAGGCGAGACAGAATGTCAGGTAATTATAAATGGCAAGGTTCATTCTAATATGAAGGCACGGGACTACTATGCATTTAAGAGAGACGCATGGGCGGCTGTCACTTATGCGTATGAAAGATTGGCAAAGAGACACGACCTGATTGTTATCGAGGGGGCAGGCAGTCCTGCTGAGATAAACCTGACTAATGATGAAATAGTCAATATGAGTGTTGCCCGATATTCGAATGCACCTGTGATCCTTGTTGGAGATATAGAAAAGGGCGGGGTGTTCGCCTCCTTTTATGGAACTATCGGGCTACTCAATGATGATGCTGATTATATCAAGGCATTTATTATCAATAAATTCAGGGGTGACTTCTCAATCCTTGAGCCTGGTCTGAAAATGATTTCAGAAAAAACCGGCAGACCTGTTATTGGCGTAATCCCTTATTCAGGAGACCTTGGGCTTCACGAAGAAGACGGGATACCTGTTGAGCGGATTAAACAGTTTAATTCGTCTGAAAGGCGTACCCCAATAAAGATTGTTGTTTTAAGATTAAGATATATCTCCAACTTCACAGACTTCGACCCCTTCCTCTATGAACC contains:
- a CDS encoding cobyric acid synthase, which gives rise to MSARALMIQGTGSGVGKSLIVAGLCRIFRDMGINVAPFKAQNMALNSFITGEGGEIGRAQAFQAEAARVEPSVDMNPVLLKVSGETECQVIINGKVHSNMKARDYYAFKRDAWAAVTYAYERLAKRHDLIVIEGAGSPAEINLTNDEIVNMSVARYSNAPVILVGDIEKGGVFASFYGTIGLLNDDADYIKAFIINKFRGDFSILEPGLKMISEKTGRPVIGVIPYSGDLGLHEEDGIPVERIKQFNSSERRTPIKIVVLRLRYISNFTDFDPFLYEPDVNLVYSLWGGDIENADIIIIPGSKNTVADLLFLRENGIEDSIRRAKEKGIPIIGICGGYQMLGKRILDPYGMESKYNEIKGIGFLEVETTLEKTKVTSLVEAELVHDLKLKASMPDYQDYVDSELLRGYEIHQGNTTGDTGVFRLRRLSAGDTGQVADGSINRNCWGTYIHGIFDNDRFRLGLINSVRISKGLNPVEEVIDYSGLREAALNNWAGILKESLDMKFIERMIDT